The Thermoleophilum album genome contains a region encoding:
- the hemL gene encoding glutamate-1-semialdehyde 2,1-aminomutase, which translates to MSDSRSAALFAAARRLMPGGVSSPVRAMGAIGREPFVVARGEGAELVDVDGRRYIDWVVSWGALIAGHAHPDVVAAVTARTAAGTSYGAPCEGEFELARLVVELVPSAEMVRFTCSGTEAAMSAVRLARAVTGKSRILKFAGAYHGHADPFLAEAGSGLATQGIPASPGVPEAVVKETTVVPWNDRQAVEQALDGGEFAAIVCEPYPANMGLVPPQSGFLGFLREQADRAGALLVFDEVITGFRVAVGGAQEREQVVPDLTVLGKVLGGGLPLAAFAGRRELMEQVAPSGPVYQAGTLSGNPLATAAGRVAVELARDRALRARLERTTSELAGGLRELARELGVPLYVAEVPGLLCPFFASQPVRNFEDARASDAKAYAAFARAMIERGVFVPPSRFEAWFPSFAHESSHVERTLIAARDALAQAAAEAALAA; encoded by the coding sequence GTGAGCGACTCACGGTCCGCTGCCCTCTTTGCCGCAGCTCGCCGCTTGATGCCCGGGGGCGTGAGTTCGCCGGTGCGCGCGATGGGTGCGATCGGTCGCGAACCGTTCGTGGTGGCGCGCGGTGAGGGTGCAGAGTTGGTCGACGTGGACGGGCGGCGATACATCGATTGGGTGGTGTCGTGGGGGGCGCTTATCGCCGGTCATGCGCATCCCGACGTAGTCGCCGCGGTAACCGCTCGCACGGCCGCCGGCACCAGCTACGGAGCACCGTGCGAGGGCGAGTTCGAACTGGCACGGCTGGTCGTCGAACTCGTGCCGTCAGCGGAGATGGTGCGTTTCACTTGTTCGGGGACCGAGGCGGCGATGAGCGCTGTGCGGCTGGCCCGGGCGGTAACCGGCAAGAGCAGGATCCTCAAGTTCGCCGGTGCCTACCACGGTCACGCCGATCCCTTCCTAGCCGAGGCGGGGTCGGGACTGGCGACGCAAGGCATTCCCGCCAGCCCGGGCGTACCGGAAGCCGTCGTCAAAGAAACCACGGTGGTGCCGTGGAACGACCGGCAGGCGGTGGAGCAAGCGCTCGACGGCGGCGAGTTCGCGGCGATCGTGTGCGAGCCCTACCCGGCCAACATGGGTTTGGTCCCGCCGCAGAGCGGGTTCCTCGGTTTCCTGCGTGAGCAAGCCGATCGAGCGGGTGCGCTGCTCGTCTTCGACGAGGTCATCACCGGTTTTCGGGTGGCGGTCGGCGGTGCGCAGGAGCGCGAGCAGGTCGTTCCCGATCTCACCGTGCTCGGAAAGGTGCTCGGTGGCGGCCTGCCACTCGCTGCCTTCGCTGGGCGGCGGGAGCTGATGGAGCAGGTCGCGCCCAGCGGCCCGGTCTACCAGGCGGGCACGCTTTCGGGCAACCCGCTGGCGACTGCTGCGGGGCGCGTCGCGGTCGAGCTGGCGCGCGACCGAGCGCTACGTGCGCGCCTCGAGCGCACCACCAGCGAACTCGCTGGGGGACTGCGCGAGCTGGCTCGGGAGCTCGGCGTGCCGCTGTACGTGGCGGAGGTCCCAGGTCTGCTCTGCCCGTTTTTCGCAAGCCAGCCGGTGCGCAACTTCGAGGACGCCCGGGCCAGTGACGCGAAGGCCTACGCCGCTTTCGCGCGCGCGATGATCGAGCGCGGCGTGTTCGTCCCGCCCTCGCGCTTCGAAGCGTGGTTTCCCTCGTTTGCCCACGAGTCGTCCCACGTCGAGCGCACCCTGATCGCCGCTCGTGACGCGCTCGCCCAAGCAGCGGCCGAGGCAGCGCTCGCGGCATGA
- a CDS encoding ubiquinol-cytochrome c reductase iron-sulfur subunit: MSDRNAKSPERKSRYTKDRGIPGAFEGETITRRRFMTGTAVAAGGIATAAFALPALGFALGPIFERTEPSRWQDIGPEEDFSDNDYVPRVINIVPEVGEAGRTTIYVRRYNPRIDGDANSDQPYVAISNRCMHLGCPVRYVSASQRFICPCHGGVYDFQGKVFGGPPVRPLDRFYTRVRNGRVEVGDRFSLNSKLERFSPRDPSNHLDGLWQYLYPSRPTI, encoded by the coding sequence GTGTCCGATCGCAACGCGAAAAGCCCCGAACGCAAGTCCCGCTACACCAAGGACCGCGGCATCCCGGGTGCCTTCGAAGGCGAGACGATCACGCGCCGCCGGTTCATGACCGGTACCGCTGTCGCTGCCGGGGGGATTGCGACCGCTGCCTTCGCTCTGCCCGCCCTAGGCTTCGCCCTCGGCCCGATCTTCGAGCGGACGGAACCGAGTCGCTGGCAGGACATCGGTCCCGAGGAGGACTTCAGCGACAACGATTACGTCCCGCGGGTGATCAACATCGTTCCCGAGGTTGGCGAGGCTGGTCGCACCACGATCTACGTGCGCCGCTACAACCCGCGCATCGACGGCGACGCCAACTCCGACCAGCCGTACGTGGCGATCTCCAACCGCTGCATGCACCTAGGCTGCCCGGTGCGATACGTCTCAGCGTCGCAGCGCTTTATCTGTCCTTGCCACGGCGGCGTCTACGACTTCCAAGGCAAGGTTTTCGGTGGACCACCGGTGCGCCCCCTCGATCGCTTTTACACCCGTGTGCGCAACGGGCGCGTAGAAGTAGGTGACCGTTTCTCTCTCAACTCGAAGCTCGAGCGGTTCTCTCCGCGTGACCCATCGAACCACCTAGACGGACTCTGGCAATACCTCTACCCGTCGAGGCCGACGATATGA
- a CDS encoding cytochrome b: MKAPTPPLPKFARPAPPRPDERVDEAGRPVRPSLQDQAKSVGVGVTSWVEERVGLSPFLRGFLFRKVPKGTNWFYTLGSATMFAFLSQAVTGVFLAMYYEPDPTRAYESASRITNEVFLGELVRGMHRWGATVMIILIFLHMGRTFFFGAYKYPRELNWLIGVALLILTMAMGFTGYLLPFDQRSYWATVVGVNINASGPILGPYLADFLRGGAEFGAVTLSRFYAIHMMLIPGLIAALIGFHLYLVAKLGTTAPPWVKPDKKALAKREL; this comes from the coding sequence ATGAAAGCTCCGACGCCACCCCTTCCGAAGTTCGCTCGCCCGGCACCGCCGCGTCCCGATGAGCGGGTCGACGAAGCCGGCAGGCCAGTTCGCCCCTCTCTGCAGGATCAGGCGAAGAGCGTCGGGGTGGGTGTCACCTCCTGGGTCGAGGAGCGCGTCGGCCTCAGCCCGTTCCTGCGGGGCTTCCTGTTCCGCAAGGTTCCCAAGGGCACGAACTGGTTCTACACGCTCGGCTCGGCGACGATGTTCGCCTTCCTATCGCAGGCCGTCACCGGCGTGTTCCTGGCGATGTACTACGAGCCGGACCCCACGCGCGCCTACGAATCGGCTTCGCGCATCACCAACGAGGTCTTCCTCGGTGAGCTCGTTCGCGGCATGCACCGCTGGGGCGCAACCGTGATGATCATCCTGATCTTCTTGCATATGGGCCGCACCTTCTTCTTTGGCGCCTACAAATACCCGCGCGAACTGAACTGGCTGATCGGCGTCGCGCTGCTGATTCTGACGATGGCGATGGGCTTCACCGGTTACCTGCTGCCCTTTGACCAGCGCTCCTACTGGGCGACGGTGGTCGGCGTCAACATCAACGCCTCCGGTCCCATCCTGGGCCCTTATCTCGCCGATTTCCTACGCGGTGGCGCGGAGTTCGGGGCGGTCACCCTGAGCCGCTTCTACGCCATCCACATGATGCTGATCCCGGGTCTTATTGCGGCTTTGATCGGCTTCCACCTGTATCTGGTGGCGAAACTCGGTACGACCGCGCCGCCGTGGGTCAAGCCTGACAAGAAGGCGCTCGCGAAGCGGGAGCTATGA
- a CDS encoding c-type cytochrome, producing the protein MNRREREQYLREYSLLKEQGKPFFPYAVAKDGIMACIVLAVIITMAVLLGAELGPKADPTTTTYVPRPEWYFFFLFELLRIVKPPALVFVATVGIPTICMILLFLLPFIDRNPERHPLRRPIATTAGIVTIAAMAYLTVLGATAGSPTEIDMKVAPQYKRGAEVMAAAGCLGCHKVGENGNTLGPDLTHIGDRLGPNAIARTLVNPTAPMPSFRSLREKDPEQFEQLVKFVASLKSNKE; encoded by the coding sequence GTGAATCGACGCGAGCGCGAACAGTACCTCCGCGAATACTCCCTGCTCAAGGAGCAGGGGAAGCCGTTCTTCCCGTACGCGGTGGCGAAGGACGGCATCATGGCCTGCATCGTGCTCGCCGTCATCATCACGATGGCGGTGCTGCTCGGGGCGGAGCTCGGCCCCAAAGCCGATCCCACGACCACCACCTACGTGCCGCGACCCGAGTGGTACTTCTTCTTCCTGTTCGAACTGCTGCGGATCGTCAAGCCGCCGGCGCTGGTCTTTGTCGCGACCGTCGGTATTCCGACGATCTGCATGATCTTGTTGTTCCTGCTGCCGTTCATCGACCGCAACCCGGAGCGTCACCCGCTGCGCCGGCCGATCGCCACGACGGCGGGCATCGTGACGATCGCGGCGATGGCTTATCTCACGGTGCTCGGTGCGACCGCCGGCTCGCCGACTGAGATCGACATGAAGGTGGCGCCGCAGTACAAGCGGGGCGCCGAGGTGATGGCCGCCGCCGGTTGCCTTGGTTGCCACAAGGTTGGGGAGAACGGCAATACGCTCGGTCCCGACCTCACGCACATCGGCGATCGACTGGGACCGAACGCAATCGCCCGCACGCTCGTCAACCCCACCGCTCCGATGCCTTCCTTCCGCAGCCTCCGCGAGAAGGATCCGGAGCAGTTCGAGCAGCTCGTCAAGTTCGTCGCCTCCCTTAAGTCCAACAAGGAGTAG
- the ubiE gene encoding bifunctional demethylmenaquinone methyltransferase/2-methoxy-6-polyprenyl-1,4-benzoquinol methylase UbiE, with protein sequence MSRQRSGAGRLPEAEVRSMFDRIAGVYDRMNRLMTAGLDQRWRERAADLAALADGDRALDVACGTGDLALALRRRVAPSGQVVGLDFSERMLEIARRKDPAIEWVRGNALQLPFADRSFDAVTVGFGVRNFADRRRGLAEMARVLKPGGRLVILEISRPRRGLGRALHALWFERAVPLLGRLARNPDAYSYLPNSVRRFPSPAELAAELAAVGLARIRWIETARGMIAIHVGERT encoded by the coding sequence GTGTCACGCCAGCGCTCTGGCGCCGGCCGTCTACCGGAGGCCGAGGTGCGCTCGATGTTCGACCGCATCGCCGGCGTCTACGACCGCATGAACCGGCTGATGACGGCCGGGCTCGACCAGCGTTGGCGGGAACGAGCGGCTGATCTCGCAGCGCTCGCGGATGGCGATCGTGCGCTCGACGTCGCCTGCGGAACCGGCGACCTGGCGCTCGCCCTGCGTCGCCGCGTCGCGCCCTCCGGCCAAGTGGTCGGCCTCGACTTTTCAGAGCGCATGCTGGAAATCGCGCGTCGTAAGGACCCCGCGATCGAGTGGGTACGTGGCAACGCCTTGCAGCTGCCTTTTGCCGACCGCAGTTTCGATGCCGTGACGGTGGGGTTCGGCGTCCGCAACTTCGCCGACCGTCGGCGCGGTCTCGCCGAGATGGCGCGGGTGCTCAAGCCCGGCGGACGCCTCGTGATCCTCGAGATCAGCCGACCGCGCCGCGGCCTCGGCCGCGCCTTGCACGCGCTGTGGTTCGAGCGGGCGGTGCCGCTCCTTGGTCGCCTTGCCCGCAACCCCGACGCCTACTCCTACCTGCCGAACTCGGTTCGACGCTTCCCCTCGCCCGCTGAGCTCGCCGCGGAGCTGGCGGCGGTCGGTCTCGCGCGCATCCGTTGGATCGAGACCGCCCGCGGGATGATCGCCATCCATGTCGGGGAGCGCACGTGA
- a CDS encoding polyprenyl synthetase family protein, which translates to MTATADQIGQIVDLGGPAVRDGLVAVEHRLAALAAGEAEPLRSPFQATLTAGGKRLRPLLLLVAVETAKALRATSDLYEATGRTVSGSRSSWPEVDDPAVRAAVAVELLHTATLVHDDVLDRAPLRRGRPSVFSAYGRTTATALGDLMFARAFQELVALGDPVSVRQLTTAAYALVEGELMQRADLGNWRVSRARYLARCRLKTASLFEAACAIGAQIGGQPELSHRLGRFGASLGLAFQLLDDVLDFVGETRETGKRRAGDLLDGIATLPLIIALERTPGLDQAIEEGDVDTVCRAVVASGAATDTRTLARAYVSAALAELDGLSLGGDLVRALREIARVVVERGA; encoded by the coding sequence GTGACCGCCACTGCTGACCAGATCGGCCAGATCGTCGACCTCGGCGGCCCGGCGGTACGCGACGGGTTGGTGGCAGTGGAACACCGCCTCGCCGCTCTCGCCGCTGGCGAAGCCGAACCGCTGCGCTCGCCCTTCCAGGCGACGCTGACCGCGGGCGGCAAGCGGCTGCGCCCGCTGCTTTTGCTGGTTGCGGTGGAGACGGCCAAGGCCCTGCGCGCGACTAGCGATCTCTACGAGGCCACGGGCCGGACGGTTAGCGGCTCCAGGTCGAGCTGGCCCGAGGTCGACGACCCGGCAGTGCGGGCGGCGGTAGCCGTCGAGCTTCTCCACACCGCGACGCTCGTGCATGACGACGTGCTCGACCGAGCCCCCCTACGCCGTGGGCGGCCGAGCGTTTTCAGTGCCTACGGTCGCACAACGGCCACTGCTCTGGGCGATCTGATGTTCGCGCGAGCCTTCCAGGAACTGGTGGCGCTCGGTGATCCCGTTAGCGTGCGCCAGCTCACGACGGCGGCTTACGCGCTCGTCGAAGGCGAGCTGATGCAGCGCGCCGATCTCGGTAACTGGCGCGTCAGTCGCGCCCGCTACCTCGCTCGCTGCCGCCTCAAAACCGCCAGCCTTTTCGAGGCTGCCTGTGCGATCGGCGCTCAGATCGGTGGGCAGCCGGAACTGTCCCATCGTTTGGGTCGCTTCGGCGCCAGCCTTGGACTCGCTTTCCAATTGCTCGACGACGTTCTCGACTTCGTCGGCGAGACGCGCGAGACCGGCAAACGGCGCGCCGGCGACCTCCTCGACGGGATCGCGACGCTGCCGTTGATCATCGCTCTGGAGCGCACGCCGGGACTCGATCAGGCGATCGAAGAGGGCGATGTCGACACGGTCTGCCGGGCGGTGGTCGCATCCGGTGCGGCCACCGACACGCGCACCCTCGCACGCGCGTACGTGTCGGCGGCCCTAGCTGAGCTCGACGGCTTGTCTTTAGGTGGTGATCTAGTCCGCGCGCTGCGCGAGATCGCGCGCGTCGTCGTCGAGCGCGGCGCCTAA
- the dcd gene encoding dCTP deaminase, giving the protein MVLSDRTIREEIAAGRIVIEPFDDAMVQPSSVDVRVDRRFRVFHNARYPYIDVRRPMEDLTELVEVADGEPFILHPGEFVLAQTLERVTLPNDLVARLEGKSSLGRLGLLIHSTAGFVDCGFSGHLTLELSNVANLPITIYEGMPIGQLSFMRMDRPVERPYGSQEVRSKYQGQCEPTPSRFYLNFQRPRG; this is encoded by the coding sequence ATGGTCCTCAGCGACCGGACGATTCGTGAGGAGATCGCGGCCGGCCGCATCGTCATCGAGCCGTTCGACGACGCCATGGTGCAGCCGTCAAGCGTTGACGTGCGCGTCGACCGCCGCTTCCGCGTTTTCCACAACGCCCGCTACCCATACATCGATGTACGTCGCCCGATGGAAGACCTCACCGAGCTCGTCGAGGTCGCCGACGGCGAGCCCTTCATCCTGCACCCGGGGGAGTTCGTGCTCGCCCAAACCCTCGAGCGCGTCACGCTTCCCAACGATCTCGTAGCCCGCCTCGAGGGCAAGAGTTCGTTGGGTCGGCTCGGGCTGTTGATCCATTCGACGGCGGGCTTCGTCGACTGTGGCTTCTCCGGCCATCTGACGCTCGAGCTATCGAACGTCGCCAACCTCCCGATCACTATTTATGAGGGGATGCCGATCGGCCAGCTCTCATTCATGCGCATGGATCGTCCGGTGGAGCGCCCCTATGGCTCGCAGGAGGTGCGCTCCAAGTACCAGGGCCAGTGCGAGCCAACGCCGAGCCGCTTCTACCTCAACTTCCAGCGCCCGCGCGGCTGA
- a CDS encoding STAS domain-containing protein, whose protein sequence is MDGPSVNFELADHEVDEVTHVIELAGEVDLYTAPEFKERLVGLIEGGKRRLVVDLTRTTFIDSTTLGVLVGGVKRLRPLGGALALVCRDPNITKIFEITGLDRVFPIYATRTEALAGVSSAAT, encoded by the coding sequence ATGGACGGTCCCAGCGTCAACTTCGAGCTCGCTGACCACGAGGTCGACGAGGTCACGCACGTGATCGAGCTTGCAGGTGAAGTCGACCTCTATACAGCGCCGGAATTCAAGGAGCGGCTGGTCGGTTTGATCGAGGGTGGAAAGCGGCGCCTCGTCGTCGACCTGACGCGCACCACCTTCATCGACTCGACCACGCTCGGGGTTCTCGTCGGCGGCGTCAAGCGCCTGCGCCCGCTCGGTGGGGCGCTCGCGCTGGTCTGCCGCGACCCCAACATCACCAAGATCTTCGAGATCACGGGCCTCGACCGCGTCTTCCCGATCTACGCGACGCGCACAGAAGCGCTCGCCGGCGTCAGCAGCGCTGCTACCTAG
- a CDS encoding aminotransferase class IV, producing MQVRVLHGPLVLGPHERPVPQTIDWSRELASLDGRLVAADQATIPATDEGLLRGDGVFEVVRVYRGRPFALADHLVRLEHSARNLRLGVPIDRLGLERRIAELLERRDPAGFDGALRIVVTRGGHEIVLTEPIEQHPPSIRLALVVYAPTRILDGVKSLSYAANMLAGRIARERGFDEALLVTPHGRILEAPTASFFWVDEQGLLCTPPLDDHILASITRDRLLRLFEVSERHCTRADLATAREAFLASTTREVQPVACVEEQRFAAPGPITREAQAKLTRLIADELAA from the coding sequence TTGCAGGTTCGAGTCCTGCACGGCCCACTGGTCCTTGGTCCTCACGAGCGCCCGGTGCCGCAAACGATCGACTGGAGCAGAGAACTCGCGTCCCTTGACGGGCGCCTAGTCGCTGCCGATCAGGCGACGATCCCTGCTACCGACGAGGGCCTGCTGCGAGGCGACGGCGTCTTCGAGGTCGTGCGTGTCTATCGCGGGCGGCCCTTCGCGTTGGCCGATCACCTGGTCCGTCTCGAGCACTCCGCGCGCAACCTGCGGCTCGGCGTCCCGATCGATCGGCTGGGCCTCGAGCGGCGCATCGCCGAGCTCCTGGAGCGTCGCGACCCCGCCGGTTTCGACGGTGCCCTGAGGATCGTGGTGACGCGCGGCGGTCACGAGATTGTGTTGACCGAGCCGATCGAACAGCACCCTCCGAGCATCCGCTTGGCGCTGGTCGTCTACGCGCCGACGCGCATCCTCGACGGCGTCAAGTCGCTCTCCTATGCCGCCAACATGCTGGCCGGGCGGATCGCGCGCGAACGCGGCTTCGACGAAGCGCTGCTGGTGACGCCGCACGGCCGGATCCTCGAGGCGCCTACCGCGTCGTTCTTTTGGGTCGACGAGCAGGGCCTGCTGTGCACACCGCCGCTCGACGACCACATCCTTGCCTCGATCACCCGCGATCGACTACTGCGCCTTTTCGAGGTGAGTGAACGGCACTGCACCCGCGCCGACTTAGCGACCGCCCGCGAGGCCTTTCTCGCTTCGACTACGCGCGAGGTGCAGCCGGTCGCGTGCGTCGAGGAGCAACGCTTCGCGGCGCCGGGCCCGATAACTCGGGAGGCGCAGGCGAAGCTGACGCGGCTGATCGCTGACGAGCTCGCGGCGTGA
- the wecB gene encoding non-hydrolyzing UDP-N-acetylglucosamine 2-epimerase: MSERRSRPRVVTVVGNRPQFVKAAAVSRLLRERVDEVLVHTGQHYDAELSDVFFDELDLPAPDHYLGAGGGSNLEQLARMLPSLEALVADLAPDLLLVYGDTNSTLAGALAARAGGIALAHVEAGMRSFDRAMPEETNRVLTDHVSDLLFCSTETAVENLAREGLRLGVHLVGDVMADLLLASADRAESCSRALEERSLEPQRYLLVTAHRAGNVDDEHRLRALVELLESLPLPAVVPLHPRTRTRLARLGLAERLAQNPHLRIEPPLGYLDFIRLLRNARAVLTDSGGVQKEAYLLGTPCLTLRERTEWVETVAAGWNTLVGLDRDRALAALQRRPPATRPELYGGGRAAERIREIICAYTGAP; encoded by the coding sequence GTGAGCGAGCGGCGAAGCCGACCGCGGGTCGTTACCGTCGTCGGCAACCGGCCTCAGTTCGTCAAGGCCGCGGCGGTTTCGCGCCTGTTGCGGGAGCGCGTCGACGAGGTGCTGGTGCACACCGGTCAGCACTACGACGCCGAGCTCTCGGACGTCTTCTTCGACGAACTCGATCTGCCCGCGCCGGACCACTACCTCGGGGCCGGCGGCGGCAGCAACCTCGAGCAGTTGGCGCGCATGTTGCCGTCGCTCGAGGCGCTGGTAGCGGATCTTGCACCCGATCTCCTGCTCGTTTACGGCGACACCAACAGCACGCTTGCCGGCGCGCTCGCCGCTCGTGCTGGTGGGATCGCGCTCGCTCACGTCGAGGCGGGGATGCGTTCGTTCGATCGCGCGATGCCGGAGGAGACGAACCGCGTGTTGACCGACCACGTGAGCGACCTGCTCTTCTGTTCGACGGAGACGGCGGTCGAGAACCTCGCTAGGGAGGGTCTGCGGCTCGGCGTCCATCTGGTGGGCGACGTGATGGCCGATCTCCTGCTGGCCTCGGCGGATCGCGCCGAGAGCTGCTCGCGGGCGCTCGAGGAGCGCTCGCTCGAGCCCCAGCGTTATCTGCTCGTGACGGCGCATCGAGCCGGCAACGTCGATGACGAGCATCGGCTTAGGGCGCTTGTCGAGCTGCTCGAGTCGTTGCCCTTGCCAGCGGTCGTGCCGCTGCACCCGCGCACGCGCACCCGCCTTGCGCGCCTCGGACTTGCGGAGCGCCTAGCCCAAAACCCGCACCTGCGCATCGAGCCGCCACTTGGCTACCTCGACTTCATCCGACTGCTGCGCAACGCCCGCGCCGTGCTGACGGACTCGGGCGGAGTACAGAAGGAGGCGTACCTGCTGGGCACCCCCTGTTTGACCCTGCGCGAGCGGACGGAGTGGGTGGAAACGGTTGCCGCCGGCTGGAACACGCTGGTCGGACTGGACCGCGACCGTGCCCTCGCCGCTTTGCAGCGTCGCCCGCCCGCGACCCGCCCCGAGCTGTACGGGGGAGGGCGAGCGGCCGAGCGCATTCGCGAGATCATCTGCGCTTACACTGGCGCGCCATGA
- a CDS encoding nucleotide sugar dehydrogenase, which yields MKVGVVGLGYVGLPLAVAVAEAGHEVVGVDVDQRLVERLSAGESHVVDVPSERLRALVGRFSATAHYDALSDCEVIAIAVPTPLTRNREPDLGALTAAGRALAGVIRRGQLVVLESTTYPGTTRERLVPLLEESGLACGRDVAVAYSPERVDPGRTDYTLRNTPKVVAGLTERCLRRASEFYGTVCEQIVEVSSLEVAELTKLLENVFRSVNIALVNELAILCDRMGIDVWEVVDAAATKPYGFMRFEPGPGMGGHCLPVDPFYLAWRAREFDLQTEFIELAGEVNQRMPYFCVERIARALNGHQKPISGSRILIVGVSYKAGVGDLRESPALKIMRLLGDQGAELSYHDDFVPHLPEFGLRSRPLTEALAEGVDLAAIVTAHPGVDFGLIVREAPLVVDFRGVTRGIRAENLVRL from the coding sequence ATGAAGGTCGGGGTCGTCGGTCTCGGCTACGTTGGCTTACCCTTGGCAGTAGCGGTGGCCGAGGCCGGCCACGAGGTGGTCGGCGTCGATGTCGACCAGCGACTCGTCGAACGCCTCTCGGCCGGCGAGAGCCACGTCGTCGATGTCCCCTCCGAGCGCCTGCGCGCGCTCGTCGGCCGCTTCTCGGCGACCGCTCACTACGACGCGCTGAGCGACTGCGAGGTAATCGCGATCGCCGTCCCCACCCCCTTGACGCGCAATCGCGAGCCGGATCTCGGGGCGCTCACCGCAGCTGGTCGCGCGCTCGCGGGAGTGATCCGACGGGGTCAGCTGGTGGTCCTCGAATCCACCACCTACCCCGGCACCACGCGCGAACGCCTGGTCCCGCTACTCGAGGAGTCCGGTCTTGCCTGCGGGCGCGACGTCGCTGTCGCCTACTCGCCGGAACGCGTCGACCCGGGACGCACCGACTACACGTTGCGCAACACACCGAAGGTCGTCGCCGGCCTCACCGAGCGCTGCTTGCGGCGAGCTTCCGAGTTCTACGGGACGGTTTGCGAGCAGATCGTGGAGGTGTCGAGTCTCGAGGTCGCGGAGCTGACAAAGCTGCTCGAGAACGTCTTCCGCTCGGTGAACATCGCGCTGGTCAACGAGCTCGCGATCCTCTGTGACCGCATGGGCATCGACGTCTGGGAGGTCGTGGACGCGGCGGCCACCAAGCCGTACGGCTTCATGCGCTTCGAACCGGGACCTGGGATGGGCGGTCACTGTCTGCCGGTCGACCCCTTCTACCTCGCTTGGCGAGCGCGCGAATTCGATCTCCAGACCGAGTTCATCGAGCTCGCTGGCGAAGTCAACCAACGCATGCCGTACTTCTGCGTCGAACGCATCGCACGAGCTCTCAACGGTCATCAGAAGCCGATCAGCGGCTCGCGGATCCTGATCGTCGGCGTCTCGTACAAGGCGGGGGTTGGCGACTTGCGGGAGTCGCCAGCGCTCAAGATCATGCGGCTGCTTGGCGACCAGGGGGCGGAACTGAGTTACCACGACGACTTCGTCCCGCACCTCCCAGAGTTCGGCTTGCGCTCGCGACCGCTCACGGAGGCGTTGGCGGAGGGCGTCGACTTGGCGGCGATCGTGACCGCCCATCCAGGGGTGGACTTCGGACTGATCGTCCGGGAAGCCCCGCTCGTTGTCGATTTCCGAGGCGTGACGAGGGGCATCCGGGCGGAGAACCTGGTGCGGCTGTGA
- a CDS encoding Gfo/Idh/MocA family protein produces the protein MRKADGGRTVTVGVVGLGNWGPGLARNFATIPGCELRWLCDRDAARLERWQRHFPEARTTTRIEDLYEDERLDALAIATPVPTHADLALSALAAGKHCFVEKPLAHDLASCEQVVAAAARMERIVMVGHLLEYHPGVVKLRELIAAGHLGELRYVYGQRTNLGKLRADENVLWSLGPHDVSVALALVGEEPIECRAVGESYVRKGVEDVVFCYLRFPSGVAAHLHLSWLDPHKQRRLTVVGSQRMATFDDMELERKVTVYDKGFDQDFASYGEYIARSGDIWSPRISNEEPLRVECRHFVECIAEGRRPRTDEHSGLRVVRVLERLQRELERTRREAVLAATALTPAARETGDAR, from the coding sequence GTGCGCAAGGCCGACGGCGGCAGAACCGTCACCGTCGGGGTAGTCGGACTCGGCAACTGGGGGCCCGGTTTGGCGCGCAACTTCGCGACCATTCCGGGCTGCGAGTTGCGCTGGCTGTGCGACCGTGACGCCGCGCGACTGGAGCGCTGGCAGCGCCACTTTCCGGAAGCGCGTACGACGACCCGCATCGAGGATCTGTACGAGGACGAGAGGCTCGACGCGCTGGCGATCGCCACCCCCGTACCGACCCACGCCGACCTCGCGCTGAGCGCGTTGGCCGCCGGCAAACACTGCTTCGTGGAGAAGCCACTCGCTCACGACCTGGCGTCTTGCGAGCAAGTCGTGGCCGCGGCTGCGCGGATGGAGAGGATCGTGATGGTCGGGCACTTGCTCGAGTACCACCCGGGAGTGGTGAAGCTGCGCGAGTTGATCGCCGCCGGCCATCTGGGCGAGTTGCGCTACGTCTACGGTCAGCGAACCAACCTTGGGAAGCTACGTGCCGACGAGAACGTCCTGTGGTCGCTCGGTCCGCACGACGTGTCGGTGGCCTTGGCCTTGGTCGGTGAGGAGCCCATCGAGTGCCGCGCGGTCGGCGAGAGCTACGTACGCAAGGGGGTCGAGGACGTCGTCTTCTGCTACCTGCGCTTCCCCTCGGGGGTTGCCGCGCATCTACATCTGTCGTGGCTCGACCCGCACAAGCAACGCCGCTTGACGGTGGTCGGCTCGCAACGGATGGCGACCTTCGACGACATGGAGCTCGAGCGCAAGGTCACGGTCTACGACAAGGGTTTCGATCAGGACTTCGCGAGTTACGGCGAGTACATCGCGCGCAGCGGCGACATCTGGAGCCCCCGCATCTCCAACGAGGAGCCGCTGCGTGTGGAGTGTCGCCACTTCGTCGAATGCATCGCCGAAGGCCGGCGCCCGCGGACCGACGAGCACTCCGGTCTGCGGGTGGTGCGCGTACTCGAACGTCTGCAACGAGAGCTGGAGCGAACGCGGCGCGAGGCGGTACTCGCGGCGACCGCACTCACGCCCGCCGCACGCGAGACCGGTGATGCCCGCTAA